Proteins from one Mycobacterium sp. SMC-2 genomic window:
- a CDS encoding MCE family protein gives MKYFSERNPLVVGAIGVVVVGGVVAASLTYSKLPLFKSGKQYSAYFAEAGGLLTGAAVQVSGFKAGAVDSIELDGPRVLVKFEVDKHIRLGDRTEASIKTKSLLGAKILEVTTRGDGRLSGPIPLERTHAPYQLPDALGDLGAAISGLDTNRLSESLAVLADTFSDTPADLKVAVAGVARFSQTLSDRDAQLRNLLTNANKATTVLSERSDQIARLVADSSALLVQLQSQSRALDQISGNITAVSRQIKGLIADNRQTLKPTLDKLNEVLSIVDNRKERMRQAIKKFDDYALSLGESMSTGPWFNFYIANLIPGQFIQPFVDAAFSDLGLDPNVLLPSQLTDPQVGQPGTPALPVPFPRTGQGGEPRLNLPDAITGKPDDPRYPYREPPPAPPPGGPPPGPPPLAPGQTALPPAPPSPSPVFVPAPGEPPKAGER, from the coding sequence GTGAAGTACTTCTCCGAACGCAATCCCCTGGTGGTCGGCGCGATCGGTGTCGTGGTGGTCGGCGGGGTGGTCGCGGCGTCGCTGACCTACAGCAAGCTGCCCCTGTTCAAATCGGGCAAGCAGTATTCGGCCTACTTCGCCGAGGCCGGCGGGCTGTTGACCGGTGCGGCCGTGCAGGTTTCGGGCTTCAAGGCCGGCGCGGTGGACAGCATCGAGCTGGACGGGCCCCGGGTGCTCGTCAAGTTCGAGGTCGACAAACACATCCGGCTCGGAGACCGCACGGAGGCGTCGATCAAAACGAAAAGCCTGCTGGGCGCGAAGATCCTCGAGGTCACCACCCGCGGCGACGGCAGGCTGTCCGGGCCGATCCCGCTCGAGCGTACGCACGCGCCCTACCAGTTGCCCGACGCGCTCGGAGACCTCGGCGCCGCGATCAGCGGGCTGGACACCAACCGGTTGTCCGAATCGCTGGCCGTGCTGGCCGACACCTTCTCCGACACCCCGGCCGACCTGAAGGTCGCGGTGGCCGGTGTCGCGCGGTTCTCACAGACATTGAGCGACCGCGACGCCCAACTGCGAAATCTGTTGACCAACGCCAACAAAGCGACGACGGTGTTGTCCGAGCGCAGCGACCAGATAGCCCGGTTGGTGGCCGACAGCAGCGCGCTGCTGGTGCAGTTGCAGAGCCAGAGCCGCGCGCTGGACCAGATCTCCGGCAACATCACGGCGGTGAGCCGGCAGATCAAGGGCCTGATCGCCGACAACCGGCAAACCCTCAAGCCGACACTGGACAAGCTCAACGAGGTCCTTTCGATCGTCGACAACCGCAAAGAGCGAATGCGACAGGCGATCAAGAAGTTCGACGACTACGCGCTGTCGCTCGGCGAATCGATGTCCACGGGGCCGTGGTTCAACTTCTACATCGCCAACCTGATCCCCGGCCAGTTCATCCAGCCCTTCGTCGACGCCGCGTTCTCCGATCTGGGTCTGGACCCTAATGTGCTACTGCCGTCACAACTCACCGACCCGCAGGTCGGTCAGCCGGGAACACCGGCCCTGCCGGTGCCGTTTCCGCGCACCGGTCAGGGCGGCGAGCCGCGGCTGAACCTCCCGGACGCCATCACCGGCAAGCCGGATGACCCGCGCTACCCCTACCGTGAGCCGCCCCCCGCGCCGCCGCCGGGCGGACCGCCGCCGGGGCCGCCACCGCTTGCCCCCGGCCAGACGGCTCTTCCACCGGCGCCGCCGTCACCGTCGCCGGTGTTCGTGCCCGCGCCGGGTGAACCGCCGAAAGCCGGTGAACGATGA
- a CDS encoding virulence factor Mce family protein, producing MKRRNARIGLAAVLVFGILAGFAAVWHSSGASHRTTVVAYFTNSNGIFVGDEVRILGVAVGRIDRIEPQPERVKITFWYDAKYQVPADAKAVILSPSLVTSRAIQLTPAYTGGPQLRNGAVIPQARTAVPVEWDDLRQDLEKLTQMLQPTHGGVSPLGSLVTTAANNLRGQGVTIRDAIVKLSQAVSALGDHSNDLFSTVKNLSVLVSALQTSGDLMRQLNQNLASVTGLLADDPNEIANAVTALADVVGDVRSFVSENREALGTTSDRLASVSTELNKSLDDIKQALHIAPTELQNFMNIYQPAQGTLSGAPAFANFANPVAFLCGAIQAASRLGWDQSAKLCVQYLAPIIKNRQYNFPPLGENLVVGATARPNEVTYSEDWMRPDYIPPQPNPVEVHPVNPADGLRGLMLPTGGGS from the coding sequence ATGAAGCGCCGCAACGCCAGAATCGGTCTGGCCGCCGTCTTGGTGTTCGGCATCCTTGCCGGCTTCGCGGCGGTCTGGCACTCATCCGGGGCGAGCCACAGGACGACGGTGGTGGCCTACTTCACCAACAGCAACGGCATCTTCGTCGGCGACGAGGTGCGCATCCTGGGCGTGGCCGTCGGCAGGATCGACAGAATCGAACCGCAACCCGAGCGCGTCAAGATCACGTTTTGGTACGACGCCAAATACCAAGTGCCCGCCGATGCGAAGGCCGTGATCCTGTCGCCGTCGCTGGTCACCTCGCGGGCGATTCAGCTGACGCCCGCCTACACCGGGGGGCCGCAGCTGCGAAACGGTGCCGTGATCCCGCAGGCCCGCACCGCGGTCCCGGTGGAGTGGGACGACCTGCGGCAGGACCTGGAAAAGCTCACCCAGATGCTGCAGCCCACCCACGGCGGCGTCAGCCCCCTCGGATCGCTCGTGACCACCGCCGCGAACAATCTGCGCGGCCAGGGGGTGACCATCCGGGACGCCATCGTGAAGCTCTCCCAAGCGGTTTCGGCGCTCGGTGACCACAGCAACGATCTGTTCAGCACCGTGAAGAACCTGTCGGTGCTCGTTTCGGCGCTGCAAACCAGCGGGGATCTGATGCGGCAGCTGAACCAGAACCTCGCCTCCGTGACCGGCCTGCTGGCCGACGATCCGAACGAGATCGCCAACGCGGTCACCGCGCTGGCCGACGTGGTCGGCGACGTCCGCAGCTTCGTGTCCGAGAACCGGGAGGCGCTGGGCACGACGTCCGACAGGCTTGCGTCGGTGTCGACCGAGCTGAACAAAAGCCTCGACGACATCAAGCAGGCGCTGCACATCGCGCCCACCGAGCTGCAGAACTTCATGAACATCTACCAGCCGGCGCAGGGCACGCTGAGCGGTGCGCCGGCGTTCGCCAACTTCGCCAACCCCGTCGCCTTTCTGTGCGGGGCGATACAGGCGGCCTCGCGCCTCGGCTGGGACCAATCGGCCAAGCTGTGCGTTCAGTACCTGGCGCCCATCATCAAGAACCGTCAGTACAACTTCCCGCCGCTCGGGGAGAACCTGGTGGTCGGCGCCACCGCGCGCCCGAACGAGGTGACCTACAGCGAGGACTGGATGCGGCCGGATTACATTCCGCCACAGCCCAATCCGGTCGAGGTCCACCCGGTCAATCCCGCCGACGGACTGCGCGGTTTGATGCTGCCGACCGGGGGTGGATCGTGA
- a CDS encoding virulence factor Mce family protein, protein MTRRGLAVAGALAALIVAATAGCGWRGLNSVALPGTAGRGPGSFTIQAQLPDVGTLEQNSRVQVGDVTVGNVTRIERQAWHALLTIRLDGNVDLPANATVTIGQTSLLGSLHVELAPPTGVPPEGRLKDGSLIPLSSSGSYPTTEQTLAAISLLLNGGGIGQIQDITQALSTALAGRADDLRSLLTQLDTFTAHVANQTDDIIAAAESLNNLVGQFADQKPVVDKALRTIPAALHTLADQRQTLVEALDQFGKFSALVADSARQTKDALVKELKDLAPVLESLANAGPAMTPALSLLATYPFPKETISKWARGDYANLTAIIDLTLSRLDASFLTGTRFEGNLTELELQWGRTIGQMPSPYTAGNPLVVPYHWDQGR, encoded by the coding sequence GTGACGCGCCGGGGGCTCGCCGTTGCGGGCGCGCTGGCAGCCCTGATTGTGGCCGCGACGGCCGGCTGCGGCTGGCGGGGCCTGAACTCGGTCGCCCTGCCCGGAACCGCCGGACGCGGCCCCGGCTCGTTCACGATTCAGGCCCAACTGCCCGACGTGGGCACCCTGGAACAGAACTCCCGCGTGCAGGTCGGCGACGTCACCGTGGGCAACGTCACCAGGATCGAGCGGCAGGCCTGGCATGCGTTGCTGACGATCCGGCTCGACGGCAACGTCGACCTGCCGGCCAACGCGACCGTGACGATCGGCCAGACCAGCCTGCTGGGGTCGCTGCATGTGGAGCTGGCCCCGCCGACCGGTGTCCCACCCGAGGGCAGGTTGAAGGACGGGTCGCTGATTCCCCTGTCGTCGTCCGGAAGCTATCCGACGACCGAACAGACGCTGGCCGCGATCTCGTTGTTGCTCAACGGCGGTGGCATCGGGCAGATCCAGGACATCACCCAGGCGCTGAGCACCGCGCTGGCCGGGCGCGCCGACGACCTGCGCAGCCTGCTCACCCAACTCGACACGTTCACCGCCCACGTCGCGAACCAGACCGATGACATCATCGCCGCCGCCGAGAGCCTCAACAATCTGGTCGGCCAGTTCGCGGACCAGAAGCCGGTGGTGGACAAGGCGCTACGGACCATCCCGGCCGCGCTGCACACCCTGGCCGACCAACGGCAGACACTGGTCGAGGCGCTCGATCAGTTCGGGAAATTCAGTGCGCTGGTTGCCGATTCGGCACGGCAGACCAAAGACGCTCTGGTCAAGGAGCTGAAGGACCTGGCGCCGGTGCTGGAATCCCTGGCCAACGCCGGCCCCGCCATGACCCCTGCGTTGAGTCTGCTCGCCACCTATCCCTTCCCCAAGGAGACCATCAGCAAGTGGGCCCGGGGGGACTACGCCAACCTGACCGCCATCATCGACCTGACGTTGAGCCGGCTGGACGCGTCCTTCCTCACCGGTACCCGGTTCGAGGGCAATCTGACGGAGCTGGAGCTGCAGTGGGGCCGCACGATCGGCCAGATGCCCAGTCCCTACACCGCCGGCAATCCGCTTGTCGTGCCGTATCACTGGGATCAGGGGCGCTGA
- a CDS encoding MCE family protein: MPPLSRRVLIQLAIFVVVALVGGAVMVFGYIELPAMFGIGRYRVTVELPQAAGLYPSGNVTYRGTEVGRVDSVRLTDTGVAAVLSLKSGIDIPSDLDAQVHSQSAVGEQYVALLPRRDSPPLRDGDVIRVDRVSVPPDLDTMLDAANRGLESVPREDLKTVVDEASAAVGGLGPDLSRLVAGASSLSIDTRKNLDSLLTLIDRSKPVLDTQAETPDAVRAWAAHLADIAGGLAKNDTAVRTVLEQGGPAVGEARQLLDRLNPTLPVVLSNLTSVGQVALTYHAGLEQLLVLLPQAVATIQAINVPNRNTKQGYKGAFLSFNLRLNLPPPCLTGFLPAQQQRVPSWEDYPDRPAGDLYCRVPQDSPQNVRGVRNIPCVGHPGKRAPSVQMCDGDESYVPLNDGYNWKGDPNATLSGQPVPQPRPPAPPAPAPEPLPIAGAEYDPATGTYVGPDGHVYTQSDLAAPGGKQRTWQTMLLPPK; encoded by the coding sequence ATGCCCCCCTTGTCCAGGCGAGTCCTCATCCAGCTGGCGATCTTTGTCGTCGTCGCGCTGGTCGGCGGCGCGGTGATGGTGTTCGGCTACATCGAGCTCCCGGCAATGTTCGGCATCGGACGCTACCGCGTCACCGTCGAGCTGCCCCAGGCCGCCGGCCTGTATCCCAGCGGCAACGTCACCTACCGCGGGACCGAGGTCGGCCGGGTCGACAGCGTTCGGCTCACCGACACCGGCGTGGCGGCGGTCCTCTCGCTGAAGTCGGGCATCGACATCCCGTCGGACCTCGATGCGCAGGTCCACAGCCAGTCGGCGGTGGGCGAGCAGTACGTTGCGCTGCTGCCGCGCAGGGACTCGCCGCCGCTGAGGGACGGTGACGTGATCCGCGTGGACCGCGTGTCGGTGCCGCCCGACCTGGACACAATGCTCGACGCGGCCAACCGGGGCCTGGAGTCGGTCCCGCGTGAGGACCTCAAGACCGTCGTCGACGAGGCCTCCGCCGCCGTCGGCGGGCTCGGGCCCGACCTGTCCCGGCTCGTGGCCGGCGCCAGCTCGCTGTCGATTGACACCCGCAAGAACCTGGATTCGCTGCTCACGCTGATCGACCGGTCGAAGCCGGTGCTGGACACCCAGGCCGAGACCCCCGACGCCGTGCGGGCGTGGGCCGCGCACCTGGCCGACATCGCGGGCGGGTTAGCGAAGAACGACACCGCGGTGCGGACCGTGCTGGAGCAAGGGGGGCCCGCCGTCGGCGAAGCGCGTCAGCTTCTGGACCGGTTGAATCCGACGCTGCCGGTGGTGCTTTCGAACCTGACCAGCGTCGGGCAGGTGGCGTTGACCTATCACGCCGGCCTCGAGCAGCTGCTGGTCCTGCTTCCGCAGGCGGTGGCCACGATCCAGGCGATCAACGTCCCGAACAGGAACACCAAGCAGGGCTACAAGGGCGCCTTCCTGAGCTTCAACCTGCGGCTCAACCTGCCGCCGCCGTGCCTCACCGGCTTTCTGCCGGCCCAGCAGCAGCGGGTGCCGTCGTGGGAGGACTACCCGGACCGGCCCGCGGGCGACCTGTATTGCCGGGTGCCGCAGGATTCCCCGCAAAACGTCCGCGGCGTCCGCAACATCCCGTGCGTGGGTCACCCCGGCAAACGCGCGCCGTCGGTGCAGATGTGCGACGGCGACGAAAGCTACGTACCGCTCAACGACGGCTACAACTGGAAAGGCGACCCGAACGCCACCCTGTCGGGTCAGCCGGTGCCGCAGCCGCGCCCGCCGGCACCGCCCGCGCCGGCACCCGAACCGTTGCCGATAGCGGGCGCCGAGTACGACCCGGCCACCGGCACCTACGTCGGCCCGGACGGGCACGTCTACACGCAATCGGACCTGGCCGCCCCCGGCGGAAAGCAGCGCACATGGCAGACGATGCTGCTACCACCGAAATAG
- a CDS encoding carbon starvation CstA family protein, translating into MAVQARDKDVSYIHTDDGLPPVAIVDRSPITVRHKIVLAAIAVVGAAAWGVIAFARGETVNAVWLVVAAICTYIIGFRFYARLIELKIVRPRDDHATPAEILDDGTDYVPTDRRVLFGHHFAAIAGAGPLVGPVLATQMGYLPCSIWIVLGAVFAGAVQDYLVLWISTRRRGRSLGQMARDELGATGGAAALLGAFVIMVIIIAVLALVVVRGLAQSPWGVFSIAMTIPIALFMGCYLRFLRPGRVAEVSLLGFALLMLAVAAGNWVAETPWGTAWLNLSPVTVSWLIVGYGFVASVLPVWLLLAPRDYLSTFMKVGAIALLAIGIFVAHPVMAAPAVSRFAARGDGPVFPGSLFPFLFITIACGALSGFHALISSGTTPKLLEKESQMRFIGYGGMLTESFVAVMALISASILDQHLYFALNAPAAQTGGTAATAAHYLNGLGLSGAPTTADQLTQAAAGVGEKSIVSRTGGAPTLAVGMSEVLNRVIGGAGLRAFWYHFAIMFEALFILTAVDAGTRVARFMLSDTLGNLGGPLVKLRNPSWRPGVWLCSLAVAAAWGSILLMGVTDPLGGINTLFPLFGIANQLLAAIALTVITVIVIKKGLLRWVWIPGLPLLWDLAVTLTASWQKIFSADPNVGYWTQHFQYLAARNAGKASFGSAKNAHQLDDVIRNTLVQGTLSILFALVVVIVLIAGILVAYGAIRGNGRPLTEVEPVPSQFFAPSGLIPTASEREVQRRWDAAKSVVGKPL; encoded by the coding sequence GTGGCAGTGCAAGCCCGCGACAAAGACGTCAGCTACATCCACACCGACGACGGGCTGCCGCCCGTCGCGATCGTCGACCGCTCCCCCATCACCGTCCGGCACAAGATCGTATTAGCGGCCATCGCCGTGGTCGGTGCCGCTGCGTGGGGGGTCATCGCGTTTGCGCGCGGGGAGACGGTCAACGCCGTCTGGCTGGTGGTCGCGGCGATCTGCACCTACATCATCGGGTTCCGGTTCTACGCCCGGCTGATCGAGCTGAAGATCGTCCGCCCGCGCGACGATCACGCGACCCCGGCCGAGATCCTCGACGACGGCACCGACTACGTCCCGACCGACCGGCGGGTGCTGTTCGGCCACCACTTCGCCGCGATCGCCGGGGCCGGGCCGCTCGTCGGCCCGGTGCTGGCCACCCAGATGGGTTACCTGCCCTGCAGCATCTGGATCGTCCTCGGCGCGGTGTTCGCCGGCGCGGTGCAGGACTACCTGGTGCTGTGGATCTCCACCCGGCGGCGCGGCCGTTCGCTCGGCCAGATGGCCCGCGACGAGCTTGGCGCCACCGGCGGCGCCGCCGCCCTCCTCGGGGCATTCGTCATCATGGTGATCATCATCGCGGTGCTGGCGCTAGTGGTGGTGCGCGGACTGGCCCAAAGCCCGTGGGGGGTGTTCTCCATCGCGATGACCATCCCGATCGCCCTGTTCATGGGCTGCTACTTGCGCTTTCTGCGTCCGGGGCGGGTCGCCGAAGTCTCGCTGCTCGGCTTCGCGCTGCTGATGCTGGCGGTGGCGGCGGGCAACTGGGTCGCCGAAACGCCTTGGGGCACAGCGTGGTTGAATCTGTCGCCGGTGACGGTGTCGTGGTTGATCGTCGGCTACGGCTTCGTCGCGTCGGTGCTGCCGGTGTGGTTGCTGCTGGCGCCGCGGGATTACCTGTCGACGTTCATGAAGGTCGGCGCCATCGCCCTGCTGGCGATCGGCATCTTCGTCGCGCACCCGGTGATGGCGGCGCCCGCGGTCTCGCGGTTCGCCGCCCGCGGGGACGGGCCAGTGTTTCCCGGCTCGCTGTTCCCGTTCCTGTTCATCACCATCGCGTGCGGTGCGCTGTCCGGATTCCACGCGCTGATCTCCTCGGGGACGACGCCCAAGCTGCTGGAGAAGGAAAGCCAGATGCGCTTCATCGGCTACGGCGGCATGCTCACCGAGTCGTTCGTCGCGGTCATGGCGCTGATCAGCGCGTCGATCCTCGACCAGCACCTGTACTTCGCGCTGAACGCCCCGGCCGCACAGACCGGCGGCACCGCCGCCACCGCCGCGCATTACCTCAACGGACTGGGTTTGTCCGGCGCGCCGACGACCGCGGACCAGCTCACCCAGGCCGCTGCGGGCGTGGGGGAAAAGTCGATCGTGTCGCGCACCGGCGGAGCTCCCACGCTTGCGGTCGGCATGTCGGAGGTGCTGAACCGTGTCATCGGCGGGGCGGGTCTCAGGGCGTTCTGGTATCACTTCGCGATCATGTTCGAGGCGCTGTTCATCCTGACCGCGGTCGACGCCGGCACCCGCGTCGCCCGGTTCATGCTGTCGGACACGCTGGGGAACCTGGGCGGCCCGCTGGTCAAGCTGCGCAACCCGAGTTGGCGTCCGGGCGTGTGGCTGTGCAGCCTGGCGGTGGCCGCCGCCTGGGGCAGCATCTTGCTGATGGGCGTGACCGATCCACTGGGTGGGATCAACACCCTGTTTCCGCTGTTTGGCATCGCCAACCAGCTCCTCGCGGCGATCGCGCTGACCGTGATCACCGTGATCGTCATCAAGAAGGGCCTACTGCGCTGGGTCTGGATTCCGGGGCTGCCGCTGCTGTGGGATCTGGCGGTCACGCTGACCGCGTCGTGGCAGAAGATCTTCTCGGCGGATCCCAACGTCGGCTATTGGACGCAGCACTTCCAATACCTGGCGGCGCGAAACGCCGGCAAGGCGTCGTTCGGTTCGGCCAAGAACGCCCATCAGCTCGACGACGTCATCCGGAACACCCTCGTCCAGGGCACCCTGTCCATTCTGTTCGCGCTGGTCGTCGTCATCGTGTTGATCGCCGGAATCTTGGTGGCCTACGGCGCCATTCGCGGCAATGGCCGTCCCCTGACCGAGGTCGAACCGGTGCCGTCCCAGTTCTTCGCCCCGTCGGGCCTGATTCCCACGGCCAGCGAGCGCGAGGTGCAACGGCGGTGGGACGCGGCCAAATCGGTTGTCGGCAAACCGCTTTGA
- a CDS encoding ATP-dependent DNA ligase encodes MLLLDVATTSLDVGGTSSRLTKVARIADLLRRAADDPDGVAIVVFWLSGELRQRQIGVGWASLRSRPPPASHPTLTVAGVDAGFSEIGAVSGKGSQARRAELIAGLFAAATDTEQTFLLRLLSGELRQGALAGIMADAVAKAADLPLASVQRAAMLGGDLPGVAAAALGGSAGALDTFALRVGRPVGPMLAQTATGVVDALERHGGTTIFEAKLDGARVQIHRSGEDVTVYTRSLGDVTARLPEVVEATLALPVRDLIVDGEAIALRPDNSPHRFQVTASRFGRSVDVAAAKAAQPLSVFFFDILHRDGADLLDAPTTERLAALDALVPAAQRVDRLVTSDATAAKDFLEATLAAGHEGVLAKAPDAPYQAGRRGAGWLKVKPVHTLDLVVLAVEWGSGRRSGKLSNIHLGARDPATGEFVMVGKTFKGMTDAMLDWQTVRFGELAVGGTDGYVVRLRPEQVVEVALDGVQKSSRYPGGVALRFARVLRYRDDKGPAEADTIDAVRALY; translated from the coding sequence GTGCTCCTCCTCGACGTGGCGACGACCTCGCTTGACGTGGGCGGGACGTCGTCGCGGCTGACCAAGGTCGCCCGTATCGCCGACCTGTTGCGCCGCGCCGCGGACGACCCCGACGGTGTCGCGATCGTGGTCTTTTGGCTCTCGGGCGAGCTGCGCCAGCGCCAGATCGGGGTCGGCTGGGCTTCGTTGCGCTCGCGGCCGCCGCCGGCGTCGCATCCGACGCTGACCGTCGCCGGGGTGGACGCCGGCTTCTCGGAGATCGGGGCGGTGTCGGGCAAGGGGTCGCAGGCGCGGCGCGCCGAGCTCATTGCCGGCTTGTTCGCCGCCGCCACCGACACCGAGCAGACCTTCCTGCTGCGGTTGCTCTCCGGGGAGCTGCGCCAGGGGGCGCTGGCCGGGATCATGGCCGACGCGGTGGCCAAGGCCGCCGACCTTCCGCTGGCGTCGGTACAGCGCGCCGCGATGCTGGGCGGGGACTTGCCGGGCGTGGCGGCCGCCGCCCTGGGCGGCAGCGCCGGGGCGCTCGACACGTTCGCCCTGCGGGTCGGTCGGCCGGTCGGCCCGATGCTCGCGCAGACCGCGACCGGGGTGGTCGATGCGCTGGAACGCCACGGTGGCACAACGATCTTCGAGGCGAAGCTGGACGGCGCCCGGGTGCAGATTCACCGGTCGGGCGAGGACGTCACCGTCTACACCCGAAGCCTCGGCGACGTCACCGCCCGGCTGCCCGAGGTGGTCGAGGCGACGCTGGCCCTACCGGTGCGCGACCTCATCGTCGACGGTGAGGCGATCGCGCTGCGGCCCGACAACTCACCGCATCGCTTCCAGGTCACCGCGTCGCGGTTCGGCCGATCGGTCGATGTGGCTGCCGCCAAGGCGGCGCAACCACTTTCGGTGTTCTTCTTCGACATCCTGCACCGCGACGGCGCCGACCTGCTCGACGCGCCGACCACCGAGCGGCTGGCCGCCCTGGATGCGCTGGTGCCGGCCGCGCAGCGGGTCGATCGGCTCGTCACGTCCGATGCCACGGCCGCCAAGGACTTCCTGGAGGCGACGCTGGCCGCCGGGCACGAAGGCGTGCTGGCCAAGGCTCCGGACGCGCCGTATCAGGCGGGCCGCCGCGGGGCGGGCTGGCTGAAGGTCAAGCCGGTGCACACGCTGGACCTGGTGGTGCTCGCGGTGGAGTGGGGATCGGGGCGCCGAAGCGGCAAGCTCTCCAACATCCACCTGGGGGCGCGCGATCCCGCCACCGGTGAATTCGTCATGGTGGGAAAGACTTTCAAGGGAATGACCGACGCCATGCTGGACTGGCAGACCGTCCGGTTCGGCGAACTCGCCGTCGGTGGCACCGACGGTTATGTCGTGCGGCTGCGACCCGAGCAGGTGGTCGAGGTGGCGCTGGACGGCGTTCAGAAGTCCTCGCGCTACCCCGGCGGTGTGGCGCTGCGGTTCGCCCGGGTGCTGCGTTACCGCGACGACAAGGGCCCGGCCGAGGCCGACACCATCGATGCGGTGCGGGCGCTGTACTAA
- a CDS encoding SDR family NAD(P)-dependent oxidoreductase, with product MEINGKKVVVVGGASGMGRASAELLHERGAQVAILDREGSDGKEVAESIGGKFYAVDVTDFKGTEETLQTAVDELGGLHVIVTTAGGGIAKRTMTKSGPHDLESFQSVIDLNLIATFNISRLAAAHMAKNDPEDEERGVIINTASIAAFEGQIGQVAYTAAKAGIAGMCLTMARDLGSLGIRVLAIAPSLFATGLTQGIPDEFAAALTKDAAFPKRLGRPIEYAKLVAAIVDNPMLNGQCLRLDAGQRFAPK from the coding sequence ATGGAGATCAACGGGAAGAAGGTCGTCGTCGTCGGCGGCGCGTCGGGAATGGGGCGCGCCTCCGCGGAGCTGTTGCACGAGCGTGGCGCGCAGGTCGCGATCCTCGACCGCGAGGGCTCCGACGGCAAGGAGGTCGCCGAGAGCATCGGAGGCAAGTTCTACGCGGTTGACGTCACCGACTTCAAGGGCACCGAGGAGACGCTGCAAACAGCGGTCGACGAACTCGGCGGGCTGCACGTCATCGTGACGACCGCCGGCGGCGGCATCGCCAAGCGGACGATGACGAAGTCCGGTCCCCATGACCTCGAATCCTTCCAATCCGTGATCGACCTGAACCTCATCGCCACGTTCAACATCAGCCGGCTCGCCGCCGCGCACATGGCCAAGAACGACCCCGAGGACGAGGAGCGCGGCGTCATCATCAACACCGCTTCCATCGCTGCCTTCGAGGGCCAGATCGGGCAGGTCGCCTACACCGCCGCCAAGGCGGGCATCGCCGGCATGTGCCTGACCATGGCCCGCGACCTGGGCTCGCTGGGCATCCGCGTGCTGGCGATCGCGCCGAGCCTGTTCGCCACCGGATTGACACAGGGTATTCCCGACGAGTTCGCGGCGGCACTCACCAAGGACGCGGCGTTCCCCAAGCGCCTCGGCCGGCCGATCGAGTACGCCAAGCTGGTGGCGGCGATCGTGGACAACCCGATGCTCAACGGCCAGTGCCTGCGGCTGGACGCCGGGCAGCGGTTCGCGCCCAAGTAG